The following coding sequences are from one Gossypium hirsutum isolate 1008001.06 chromosome A12, Gossypium_hirsutum_v2.1, whole genome shotgun sequence window:
- the LOC121211072 gene encoding exocyst complex component EXO70B1, whose product MTTTTTNLGAGSEDRVMATAQQILKSLNTPKEVREDMLLIFSSFDNRLSNITDLINENSDSAGVRFDAAEKVILQWDSSSSSSNADASRHSLPWEDSPDEAAEYLSAVDEILHLVADMSIRSDNKIMDRAETAIQMAMSRLEDEFRLVLIRNTVPLDSERLYGSIRRVSLSFAANDGEIGDEFESFAEVDSERGCFHERGPSFGDDLCVDLINPDAVMELKEIADRMINAGYEKECVQAYSNVRRDALDECLVILGVEKLSIEEVQKIEWKALDEKMKKWIQAVKITVRVLLNGEKRLCDQIFNGSNSIKEICFNETGKGCVMQLLNFGEAVAIGKRSSEKLFRILDMYDVLADALLEFEMMFTDEYMCTEAKGVLAGLGDAAKGTFLEFENAVKNEASKKPMQNGEIHPLTRYVMNYVKLLVDYSETLNSLLENDEDEADGLKSEDGELETMTPFAKRLLLLISSLESNLEEKSKLYEDGALHCIFLMNNNLYIVQKVKDSELRKLLGDNWVRKRRGSIRQYATSYLRTCWTKALHCLKDEGIGGSSNNASKVALKERFKSFNACFEDIYRIQTGWKVPDPQLREELRISISEKVIPAYRSFMGRFGSQLESGRHAGKYIKYTPEDLENYLLDLFEGSPLVLHHMRRKST is encoded by the coding sequence ATGACGACGACTACGACCAACCTTGGAGCGGGCAGCGAAGACCGGGTCATGGCGACGGCTCAGCAGATCTTGAAGAGTCTCAACACTCCGAAAGAGGTTCGTGAAGACATGCTGTTGATCTTCTCCAGCTTTGATAACCGCTTGTCTAACATCACTGATTTAATCAACGAAAACTCGGATAGTGCTGGCGTTCGCTTCGACGCTGCCGAGAAAGTGATTCTCCAGTGGGActcttcctcttcctcctctAACGCTGATGCTTCTCGCCACTCTCTCCCCTGGGAAGACTCTCCCGATGAAGCCGCCGAGTACCTCTCGGCGGTCGACGAAATCCTTCATTTGGTTGCTGATATGTCCATCCGGTCCGATAACAAAATCATGGACCGGGCGGAGACGGCTATTCAGATGGCTATGTCGAGGCTGGAAGACGAGTTTCGCCTTGTTTTGATTAGGAACACAGTCCCGCTTGATTCGGAGAGGCTTTACGGTTCGATCCGGAGGGTTTCCCTTTCATTCGCAGCGAACGACGGGGAAATTGGTGATGAATTCGAGAGTTTCGCAGAGGTTGATAGCGAAAGAGGGTGCTTTCACGAGCGAGGACCGAGTTTCGGTGATGATTTATGTGTGGATTTGATAAACCCTGATGCTGTTATGGAATTGAAAGAGATTGCTGACCGGATGATCAATGCTGGGTACGAAAAAGAGTGCGTTCAAGCTTATAGTAATGTTAGGCGTGACGCTTTGGATGAGTGTTTGGTGATTCTCGGAGTTGAGAAGTTAAGTATTGAGGAAGTTCAAAAGATTGAATGGAAAGCTTTGGatgaaaagatgaagaaatggaTTCAGGCTGTTAAGATTACTGTTAGGGTTCTTTTGAATGGGGAAAAGAGGCTTTGTGATCAGATTTTCAATGGATCGAATTCAATTAAAGAGATTTGTTTTAATGAAACCGGGAAAGGGTGTGTAATGCAGTTGTTGAATTTTGGGGAAGCAGTGGCTATTGGGAAAAGATCATCTGAGAAGCTGTTTAGGATCCTGGATATGTATGATGTGTTAGCAGATGCATTGCTCGAGTTCGAGATGATGTTCACTGATGAATATATGTGCACGGAGGCAAAGGGAGTGTTGGCTGGATTAGGGGATGCGGCGAAAGGGACATTTTTGGAGTTTGAGAATGCTGTGAAGAATGAGGCTTCAAAAAAACCTATGCAGAATGGGGAGATTCATCCGCTTACTCGGTATGTGATGAACTATGTGAAACTGCTTGTAGATTATAGCGAGACTTTGAATTCCTTATTGGAGAATGACGAGGATGAAGCGGACGGATTGAAGAGTGAAGACGGTGAGCTAGAGACAATGACTCCGTTTGCGAAACGGTTGCTGTTGTTGATATCCTCTTTGGAATCCAATCTTGAGGAGAAATCAAAACTATACGAGGATGGTGCATTACATTGTATCTTTCTGATGAATAATAATCTGTATATAGTGCAAAAGGTGAAGGATTCGGAGCTAAGAAAGCTTTTGGGAGACAACTGGGTTCGTAAGCGGCGTGGCTCAATACGCCAGTATGCAACAAGTTATCTGAGGACTTGTTGGACCAAAGCTTTACATTGTTTGAAAGATGAAGGAATTGGTGGTAGCTCGAACAATGCCTCCAAGGTAGCCTTGAAGGAAAGATTTAAGAGCTTCAATGCATGTTTTGAGGACATATATAGGATTCAGACAGGTTGGAAGGTCCCAGATCCTCAACTCCGTGAAGAGCTTCGAATTTCCATATCAGAGAAAGTAATCCCAGCTTATCGCTCCTTCATGGGGAGGTTCGGGAGCCAGCTAGAAAGTGGAAGGCATGCTGGAAAATACATTAAGTATACACCAGAGGATTTAGAAAACTATCTATTGGATTTGTTTGAAGGCTCACCTCTTGTTCTTCACCATATGAGAAGAAAGAGTACATAG